Part of the Vicinamibacteria bacterium genome, GAGACCTCCATTATGCGGCCGCCGAACCATTTCTAGCGGAAGTGGAGCACAAGCTGCCGTCTTCGGCCCGCGTGGTCATCATGGACCTGAGCCACGCGCACGAAATGCGTTTCACGGCTCTTCTCACCCTGGAGCGTTTCGCCAGCGATCTGGAAAGGCGAGACGTGCGCCTTCACCTCGCCGGTGTGCCGAAGGACGTATATGACATGTTGCGGGCTACCGGGAGCAGGTTGCGTGCCGTTCCGGCGGAGGCCGAGCCGTACCTCAGCGTGAGGAAATGCCTCGCTCTCCAGGAATCCGAGGGATCAGAACCTGACAGGTGAGGTTGGAATCAGTCGCATCCGCAAGCGATGACGAGCGCTCGACACACTCGAGCCATCTTTTCCGGGGAGACGGACCCCACGAATCGCTCGAGATCGTGCTGCGTGACGGTGAAGACGTTACAGAGGTTCACGCATGACGTCTTTTTCAATCCTTCTTCCATTCCCAGCGCGACCTCCGTGGGAGATCCGCGAAGCGTCGAGGTCACCGCTGCCACGGTCACGGTGTGCAAGGCACGGATTAGAGAGGGCCGGCTCAGGATGAGAACGGGTCGCCGTTTGTCAGGGCTCGGACGGCCGAGGAGCCACAACTCACCTCGGTTCAGTCGACGGGCCATTCCTGCGCTCCCACGAGCTCTGCCACCTCGTCGAGCATTTGCTTTGCATGTCCCTCATAGGCCCGTTCGATCTCGGCATCGATCTCGCGGCGTCGTTTGGTCCTCAAGTAGAGCTCAACCGCCGAGCGGATGAACGCCGAACGGCCCCGCTGTCTGACTTCGGGATCCCGGTCGATCCTCTTC contains:
- a CDS encoding ribbon-helix-helix protein, CopG family, producing the protein MDKELLKRIDRDPEVRQRGRSAFIRSAVELYLRTKRRREIDAEIERAYEGHAKQMLDEVAELVGAQEWPVD
- a CDS encoding type II toxin-antitoxin system PemK/MazF family toxin produces the protein MARRLNRGELWLLGRPSPDKRRPVLILSRPSLIRALHTVTVAAVTSTLRGSPTEVALGMEEGLKKTSCVNLCNVFTVTQHDLERFVGSVSPEKMARVCRALVIACGCD